One window from the genome of Streptomyces sp. NBC_00597 encodes:
- a CDS encoding M4 family metallopeptidase, producing the protein MARRIPRGLVCAGTAAAALFALAGPVSALPSANPAGTQVPRARVFMVNPVQSSGDQTLTDGKDGADAVPASAYAVAALRNLDDSGSLSGKWAYVRSETGGAAKTSEAAGYDRADDQFEQVMAYFWVNEAQEYLQGLGFGSELPGANDRAQPVRINQWGADNSFFSDKKAEIRFGKGGVDDAEDAEVIVHEYGHAVHAAQVPGFGSSPEAGAIGEAFGDYLAVEVGAHADEAYGWPRKTDLACVGDWDSTGYSAAPHCLRRIDGSKVYADRVGEVHADGEIWSRALFDIRGALGARTADRIIVNAQFGFRADTDFADAAQVTVTTAQRMYGNSAADAVRAAFKARQIPGIG; encoded by the coding sequence ATGGCTCGCCGCATACCCCGCGGCCTCGTCTGTGCGGGCACCGCCGCCGCGGCGCTGTTCGCCCTGGCCGGTCCCGTCTCGGCCCTGCCCTCGGCGAACCCCGCCGGGACGCAGGTCCCCCGGGCGCGCGTCTTCATGGTCAACCCCGTCCAGTCCTCGGGCGACCAGACGCTGACCGACGGCAAGGACGGCGCCGACGCCGTACCCGCCTCCGCCTACGCCGTGGCCGCGTTGCGCAATCTGGACGACAGCGGCTCGCTGTCCGGGAAGTGGGCCTACGTACGGTCCGAGACCGGCGGCGCCGCGAAGACCTCGGAAGCCGCCGGATACGACCGCGCCGATGACCAGTTCGAGCAGGTCATGGCGTACTTCTGGGTGAACGAGGCGCAGGAGTACCTCCAGGGCCTCGGCTTCGGGAGCGAACTGCCGGGAGCCAACGACCGTGCACAGCCGGTACGGATCAACCAGTGGGGCGCCGACAACTCCTTCTTCTCGGACAAGAAGGCCGAGATCCGCTTCGGCAAGGGCGGTGTGGACGACGCCGAGGACGCCGAGGTGATCGTCCACGAGTACGGCCACGCGGTGCACGCCGCGCAGGTCCCCGGCTTCGGCAGCTCCCCGGAAGCGGGTGCGATCGGCGAGGCGTTCGGCGACTACCTCGCGGTCGAGGTCGGTGCACACGCGGACGAGGCCTACGGCTGGCCGCGCAAGACGGATCTGGCGTGCGTCGGCGACTGGGACTCGACCGGCTACAGCGCCGCCCCGCACTGCTTGCGGCGGATCGACGGCTCCAAGGTGTACGCCGACCGGGTCGGGGAGGTGCACGCGGACGGGGAGATCTGGTCGCGCGCGCTCTTCGACATCCGCGGCGCGCTGGGTGCCCGGACGGCCGACCGGATCATCGTCAACGCGCAGTTCGGCTTCCGTGCCGACACCGACTTCGCGGACGCCGCGCAGGTGACCGTCACGACGGCGCAGCGCATGTACGGCAACAGCGCGGCGGACGCCGTGCGCGCCGCGTTCAAGGCGCGGCAGATCCCCGGGATCGGGTAA
- a CDS encoding nitroreductase family protein, with protein MSDDLEGPRRVHPLLAGRFSPYAFDASGAVDDDAVGLLLEAARWSPSAGNSQPWGFFVARPGEPDHDRLVPHLAPSSARWATDAGLLIVASARRYADESTTVYSEFADYDLGQAVAHLSIQAQAMGLAAHQFRAFDLEGLTAELRPGPGWAIVSMVAVGKSADEPARIRQRRSTADLCADPWEAAPRP; from the coding sequence GTGTCTGATGATCTTGAGGGTCCCCGTCGGGTCCATCCCCTGCTGGCCGGCCGGTTCAGCCCGTACGCGTTCGATGCGTCGGGCGCCGTGGACGACGACGCCGTGGGGTTGCTCCTGGAAGCGGCCAGGTGGTCGCCGTCCGCCGGGAACTCCCAGCCGTGGGGCTTCTTCGTGGCCCGGCCGGGTGAGCCGGACCACGACAGGCTGGTGCCCCATCTGGCGCCCAGTTCCGCCCGCTGGGCCACGGACGCGGGTCTCCTCATCGTCGCTTCGGCCCGCCGCTACGCGGACGAATCGACGACGGTGTACTCCGAGTTCGCCGACTACGACCTCGGTCAGGCCGTGGCCCATCTCAGCATCCAGGCCCAGGCCATGGGCCTGGCAGCGCACCAGTTCAGGGCCTTCGACCTCGAAGGCCTCACGGCCGAACTCCGGCCCGGCCCCGGATGGGCGATCGTCTCGATGGTCGCGGTGGGAAAGTCCGCGGACGAACCCGCGCGGATACGGCAGCGCCGCAGCACGGCCGACCTGTGTGCGGACCCCTGGGAAGCGGCGCCTCGCCCCTGA
- a CDS encoding ribosome-inactivating family protein, which translates to MKTAVLKPVSFSPEHASVDEYQLLTSTIRSRATDAQGFFGGASRSPGEMAYLPLRIQLRGLSIELYIELRLHNAGMRVVGFRNTFENGQAPPEACVRHVRDSLAPPGIRRTEVLPFGGDRSDLETAAAVRRLGISLGRRPLGNAVIWLHRNRDPKCTAHGMLVLSEMLCEAARFPALADAMSRIWMTGGRLSAAAPA; encoded by the coding sequence ATGAAGACGGCCGTGCTGAAGCCCGTGTCGTTCTCCCCGGAGCACGCATCGGTGGACGAGTATCAGCTCCTGACGTCGACCATCCGGTCGAGGGCGACGGATGCTCAAGGCTTTTTCGGCGGGGCCTCGCGGAGTCCGGGGGAAATGGCTTACCTGCCCCTGCGCATTCAGCTTCGGGGTTTGTCCATCGAGCTCTACATCGAGCTCCGCCTCCACAATGCCGGCATGCGCGTCGTCGGATTCCGCAACACCTTCGAGAACGGACAGGCCCCGCCGGAAGCGTGCGTCCGCCACGTGCGGGACTCCCTCGCGCCACCGGGGATCCGCAGAACCGAAGTCCTGCCGTTCGGCGGAGACCGCTCCGACCTGGAGACGGCCGCCGCCGTACGGCGGTTGGGGATCTCCCTGGGGCGCCGGCCCCTGGGCAACGCGGTGATCTGGCTGCACCGGAACCGCGATCCGAAGTGCACCGCACACGGCATGCTCGTGCTCTCGGAAATGCTCTGCGAAGCCGCCCGGTTCCCCGCCCTGGCCGACGCGATGTCGCGCATCTGGATGACCGGCGGCCGACTGTCGGCCGCGGCGCCCGCGTGA
- a CDS encoding neuraminidase (sialidase), protein MRAFLPLTAVATATLLLTTVTGAAPAAADRSPDGAPLTKVSHGDPYADCTIGARSPDSVVYPSTEVEPYLSVDPRDPKRVVTVFQQDRWNDGGARGLAAAWTTDGRTFRRSTLPFSLCAPGGADFERASDPWVSTGPDGTVYAGGEGIDFTRSTRSALLAATSRDGGRTWHDLTTTHVDEEPFFNDKPSLTADPIRKGTAYQVWDRLDNDPPGPSSLDGPGYISLTRDGGRTWSRARPFVDTSAVPNTQTIGHLIVVDRRTGTLYDFFDQITYADDLSAVVEAHYAVVTSTDAGETWSSPVTVARDSSVPEVDPNDPSKLLRSAATLPSPAVDPKTGALYMAYEGSDFSGGKFDAVQLVRSTDGGRTWGAPELISPEGVPAFSPSIAVDEHGTVALTYHDLRFLKPGDTTTLPTAYQLATLAHGDPERRTERRISRVFDWLQAPYAGGYFLGDYQGLVADGKGVRAVLTETNSGAPQNRTDVYSGSFRTR, encoded by the coding sequence ATGCGCGCCTTCCTGCCCTTGACCGCTGTCGCCACCGCCACGCTGCTGCTCACCACGGTCACCGGCGCGGCTCCCGCGGCGGCGGACCGGAGCCCCGACGGCGCGCCGCTGACCAAGGTGTCCCACGGTGACCCGTACGCGGACTGCACCATCGGCGCGAGGTCCCCCGACAGCGTCGTCTATCCGAGCACCGAGGTCGAGCCGTACCTGTCCGTCGATCCGCGCGACCCCAAGCGCGTGGTCACCGTGTTCCAGCAGGACCGGTGGAACGACGGCGGCGCCCGTGGCCTGGCGGCCGCCTGGACCACGGACGGCCGCACCTTCCGCCGGAGCACGCTGCCGTTCAGCCTGTGCGCCCCGGGCGGCGCGGACTTCGAACGGGCCTCCGACCCCTGGGTGAGCACCGGACCGGACGGCACCGTCTACGCCGGCGGGGAGGGCATCGACTTCACGCGGAGCACGCGCAGCGCCCTCCTGGCCGCCACGTCCCGTGACGGCGGCCGCACCTGGCACGACCTCACCACCACGCACGTCGACGAGGAGCCGTTCTTCAACGACAAGCCCTCGCTCACCGCCGACCCGATCCGCAAGGGCACCGCCTACCAGGTCTGGGACCGCCTCGACAACGACCCACCCGGTCCCAGCTCCCTCGACGGTCCGGGCTACATCTCCCTCACCCGCGACGGCGGCCGCACCTGGAGCCGGGCCCGGCCGTTCGTCGACACCAGCGCCGTGCCCAACACGCAGACCATCGGCCACCTGATCGTCGTCGACCGGCGCACCGGCACCCTGTACGACTTCTTCGACCAGATCACCTACGCCGACGACCTGAGCGCCGTCGTCGAGGCGCACTACGCGGTGGTCACCTCGACCGACGCCGGAGAGACCTGGAGCTCTCCGGTCACCGTGGCCCGCGACTCCTCCGTACCGGAGGTCGACCCGAACGACCCCAGCAAGCTGTTGCGCTCCGCGGCCACCCTGCCCAGCCCGGCCGTCGACCCGAAGACGGGCGCGCTGTACATGGCCTACGAGGGCTCGGACTTCTCCGGTGGCAAGTTCGACGCCGTCCAGTTGGTGCGCTCCACCGACGGCGGACGCACCTGGGGGGCTCCGGAGTTGATCAGCCCGGAGGGCGTGCCGGCCTTCTCCCCGTCGATCGCGGTCGACGAGCACGGCACGGTCGCGCTCACCTACCACGACCTTCGCTTCCTCAAGCCGGGCGACACCACGACCCTGCCCACCGCGTACCAGCTGGCCACGCTGGCGCACGGTGACCCGGAGCGCCGGACCGAACGACGGATCTCGCGGGTCTTCGACTGGCTGCAGGCGCCGTACGCCGGGGGCTACTTCCTCGGCGACTACCAGGGCCTGGTGGCGGACGGCAAGGGAGTGCGGGCGGTGCTGACCGAGACCAACTCCGGCGCACCACAGAACCGTACGGACGTGTACAGCGGCAGCTTCCGCACCCGGTGA
- a CDS encoding TetR/AcrR family transcriptional regulator, whose protein sequence is MATDRPAGQLPSRGKRADAQRNRQTVLDAAAEVFVTSGVDAPIRQIAAWAGVGMATIYRHFPTRADLVTAVYHHQIEACAEAGPNLLADADSPFDALRQWIDLFVDFLVTKHGLADALQSDSDRFAALHAYFLDRLLPVCAQLLDAAVEAGDISPGTQPYELMRGIGNLCVGRDNDPRYDPRHLIALLLQGLRRPHAS, encoded by the coding sequence ATGGCCACCGATCGCCCGGCAGGTCAGTTGCCGTCCCGGGGCAAGCGGGCCGACGCCCAGCGCAACCGGCAGACGGTGCTCGATGCCGCCGCCGAGGTGTTCGTCACCTCCGGCGTCGATGCGCCGATCCGCCAGATCGCGGCCTGGGCGGGCGTCGGGATGGCCACGATCTACCGCCACTTCCCGACCCGGGCGGACCTCGTCACCGCGGTCTACCACCACCAGATCGAGGCGTGCGCCGAGGCCGGCCCCAACCTGCTGGCCGACGCCGACTCCCCGTTCGACGCGCTACGCCAGTGGATCGACCTCTTCGTCGACTTCCTGGTCACCAAACACGGCCTCGCCGACGCCCTGCAGTCCGACAGCGACCGCTTCGCCGCGCTGCACGCCTACTTCCTCGACCGCCTGCTGCCCGTCTGCGCCCAACTGCTCGACGCCGCGGTCGAAGCCGGCGACATCAGCCCCGGCACGCAGCCGTACGAGCTGATGCGCGGCATCGGCAACCTCTGCGTCGGACGCGACAACGACCCCCGCTACGACCCCCGACACCTGATCGCCCTCCTCCTCCAAGGACTCCGGCGGCCCCACGCGTCCTGA
- a CDS encoding chlorophyllase, with amino-acid sequence MSTSTATSADALGTPVPVLSLSPVVLSVPGRPVDLQVRVSAPMTGTDLPVILLSHGHGPSNHLSSLNGYAPLANFWAAHGFVVVQPTHLTSRTLSHLVADAPGAPDFWRSRAEDMTHVLDRLDVIENAVPQLAGRIDPTKVALVGHSLGGFTAALLLGAGLTDPDTGDVVHLVEPRIKAGVLLAAPGRGGEVLNGPVAEQWPIIGAVDFSTMTAPALVVAGDKDDPRHFTDMGPQWHADPYTLAPGPKTLLTLFDAEHGLGGIAGYDAAETTDENPERVAALARLAAAYLHTQLHPGAPTWQTASEALTTGPDPVGRVESKDASAQGTAPRRTRR; translated from the coding sequence GTGAGCACTTCCACTGCCACCAGCGCCGACGCCTTGGGCACACCCGTCCCGGTCCTGTCCCTCAGCCCCGTGGTCCTCTCCGTGCCAGGACGTCCCGTGGACCTCCAGGTACGCGTCTCCGCACCCATGACGGGAACCGACCTCCCCGTCATCCTGCTCTCCCACGGCCACGGTCCCTCGAACCACCTCTCCTCGCTCAACGGCTACGCGCCGCTCGCGAACTTCTGGGCCGCCCACGGGTTCGTCGTCGTCCAGCCCACCCACCTCACCTCCCGGACACTGAGCCACCTGGTCGCCGACGCACCCGGCGCACCCGACTTCTGGCGCTCCCGCGCCGAGGACATGACCCACGTCCTCGACCGGCTCGACGTGATCGAGAACGCCGTGCCACAGCTCGCGGGACGGATCGACCCCACCAAGGTCGCCCTCGTCGGGCACTCGCTCGGCGGCTTCACCGCCGCCCTCCTGCTGGGCGCCGGGCTCACCGATCCCGACACCGGGGACGTGGTGCACCTCGTCGAGCCCCGGATCAAGGCCGGCGTACTGCTCGCCGCTCCCGGCAGGGGCGGCGAAGTCCTCAACGGGCCCGTGGCCGAGCAGTGGCCGATCATCGGGGCCGTCGACTTCTCCACCATGACTGCACCCGCACTGGTCGTCGCCGGAGACAAGGACGACCCCCGGCACTTCACGGACATGGGGCCGCAGTGGCACGCGGACCCCTACACCCTCGCCCCCGGCCCCAAGACCCTGCTCACCCTGTTCGATGCGGAGCACGGTCTCGGCGGCATCGCCGGATACGACGCCGCCGAGACCACGGACGAGAACCCGGAGCGGGTCGCCGCCCTCGCCCGGCTCGCCGCGGCCTACCTCCACACCCAGCTCCACCCCGGCGCCCCCACGTGGCAGACCGCGAGCGAGGCCCTGACGACCGGCCCCGACCCGGTGGGACGCGTCGAATCCAAGGACGCCTCCGCCCAGGGCACGGCACCCCGCCGCACGCGCCGGTAA
- a CDS encoding SWIM zinc finger family protein produces the protein MTRTAHTFAYAASSALTGDGTDRLLGLETAGGLTPAGAEAHPRFFAGFLGEPQAAARALLAVADVAGARYFRRTERASLDPVVTANGDRLRFESFSGCCGVYARLDVLPEALLDADTGHGTTNVDVNNPLREALSRLTGDDPLYLRVGPDELAVTTLDGPVVEKKVPLPDRWLRGFAESQAITAGFDLRAELTAAEAVRYLRALPRTPSGSGAAGGPLWVVPAGRTLRPSTRPVPGAVCLPGPERLAALQRVLRQATGLRVYGPGPQGDDGAPTASAWEVALPGMRLTLTLSPEADRGFSGEGSVLEALASDTAGEDAELVSVLLAWEPRIDVADLADQSGLSAERVRAALTRLGTAGRVGYDLAEAAYFHRELPYDARRAERHNPRLVAARALLEQDAVTLDGPGTAVVASGERRYRVRESGGALSCTCQWWADYRGRRGPCKHALATRMALRAATAVTPAAVSPAAVTPAPATTSGDAR, from the coding sequence ATGACGCGAACCGCACACACCTTCGCCTACGCGGCCTCCTCCGCACTGACCGGAGACGGTACGGACCGGCTCCTCGGCCTGGAGACGGCGGGCGGCCTGACGCCCGCCGGGGCCGAAGCCCACCCCCGGTTCTTCGCCGGCTTCCTGGGCGAGCCCCAGGCCGCCGCGCGAGCGCTGTTGGCCGTCGCGGACGTGGCCGGGGCCCGCTACTTCCGGCGGACCGAGCGGGCCTCGCTCGACCCCGTGGTCACGGCCAACGGCGACCGGCTGCGCTTCGAGTCGTTCTCCGGATGCTGCGGGGTCTACGCCCGCCTCGACGTCCTGCCCGAAGCCCTCCTCGATGCCGACACCGGCCACGGCACCACGAACGTCGACGTCAACAACCCACTGCGGGAGGCACTGTCCCGACTCACCGGTGACGACCCGCTGTACCTGCGGGTCGGCCCCGACGAGCTCGCGGTCACCACCCTCGACGGGCCGGTCGTCGAGAAGAAGGTCCCGCTGCCCGACCGCTGGCTGCGCGGCTTCGCCGAATCCCAGGCCATCACCGCCGGGTTCGACCTGCGCGCCGAGCTGACCGCCGCCGAGGCGGTCCGCTACCTGCGGGCGCTTCCGCGAACCCCCTCCGGAAGTGGGGCGGCGGGCGGGCCGCTGTGGGTGGTCCCCGCGGGCCGGACGCTGCGGCCCTCCACGCGCCCCGTGCCCGGAGCGGTCTGCCTGCCCGGACCGGAGCGCCTCGCCGCCCTCCAGCGCGTGCTGCGACAGGCCACCGGCCTGCGTGTGTACGGGCCCGGGCCCCAGGGCGACGACGGCGCGCCCACCGCCTCCGCCTGGGAGGTCGCCCTGCCCGGCATGCGGCTCACGCTCACCCTCTCCCCGGAGGCGGACCGCGGCTTCTCCGGTGAGGGCAGCGTCCTGGAGGCCCTCGCCTCCGACACGGCGGGCGAGGACGCCGAGCTGGTGTCCGTCCTGCTCGCGTGGGAACCCCGTATCGACGTGGCCGATCTCGCCGACCAGTCGGGCCTTTCCGCGGAGCGGGTGCGGGCCGCCCTCACCCGTCTCGGCACGGCCGGCCGGGTCGGCTACGACCTCGCCGAAGCCGCGTACTTCCACCGCGAACTGCCGTACGACGCCCGGCGCGCCGAGCGCCACAACCCGCGGCTGGTCGCCGCCCGCGCCCTCCTGGAGCAGGATGCCGTCACCCTCGACGGTCCTGGCACGGCCGTGGTGGCGTCCGGCGAACGCCGCTACCGGGTGCGCGAGTCCGGTGGCGCCCTCAGCTGCACCTGCCAGTGGTGGGCCGACTACCGGGGCCGCCGCGGCCCCTGCAAGCACGCCCTCGCCACCCGCATGGCCCTGCGCGCCGCCACCGCCGTCACCCCGGCCGCCGTCTCCCCGGCCGCCGTCACCCCGGCCCCCGCCACCACTTCCGGAGATGCTCGATGA
- a CDS encoding DUF6493 family protein — MTTQLDVLAAVRAGRTRTLPALLAPLDRAQRRDLLATLKELRGELRADGWARWEERDRISPALLVAGAACQTGAAAAASWIGGRDMRRWRRLPHDALVEALADRDAKWLGDLAHRLAARPSTVRDDYPLIGELVRRAGCPVPTTDGCVEGWATAVRDSRGSLTHALRRDPHLTAFVPRLFDTPEPVTPLAWACEPDDPHQWPTALATLAAEGLLDRAALLDGCTARLLRGGTALVLKPYRAVLRALQPTVEEERERTADWIAIAADAPSAVAGHAQQVVARLAAAGHVTPGLLAEMSAAVLFRPERQLVRAQLVLLGKTLARDRSAAPELLPVLGEAFGHADTDIQERALKLAAAHLGGDDHALRAELADRAHLLSPVHRARAVEVFGADAAPDEDTGPYQELLPPPPLPVPFAPAPETITETVELVAAVVNSRTETVEEFERALDGLVRHAHRNRAALAESLRPALADRYWLDPERRHLYTDELSGLEHVAAAVLDARPAGPPRPALVSWRSDCHHTDAAVARHARLAEAAQRIATRPLPFLLATPTLSTGTLDPHVLVARLTAYARLGETPAPADFAQALLRVRRDVSALPEAAALGTPEGDRLADWLGEGGRPAAVTRHTAPAEYHRYGGAPDRHVLDTGERATVVAEFPEQFRALGRRRTVSGRCWDGGAPETLIALLPEDRETLAAWSLPAVTSCALDDERRGTDVLPGLAAAGGPAGPALHLAVATGLGARHAEDRLRAVDSLLTLAGRGELDTARLGADLTELLDLGTVKPSRLADALRTTAATGAHGTTWAVLAGLLPALLTGSAEPRGTGELLETAAECVEQCGAASPCPAGLDDTAARPGRSRLVTQAARLRDALHRNQEADPPGGA; from the coding sequence ATGACCACCCAGCTCGACGTCCTCGCCGCCGTCCGGGCGGGCCGCACCCGTACGCTGCCCGCCCTGCTGGCGCCACTGGACCGCGCCCAGCGCCGGGACCTGCTGGCCACGCTGAAGGAGCTGCGCGGCGAACTGCGGGCCGACGGCTGGGCCCGCTGGGAGGAACGGGACCGCATCAGCCCGGCCCTGCTGGTCGCCGGCGCCGCCTGCCAGACCGGGGCCGCCGCCGCTGCCTCCTGGATCGGCGGCCGCGACATGCGCCGCTGGCGCAGACTGCCCCACGACGCCCTCGTCGAGGCGCTGGCCGACCGGGACGCCAAGTGGCTCGGCGACCTCGCCCACCGGCTCGCGGCGCGCCCCTCCACCGTCCGGGACGACTACCCGCTGATCGGCGAGCTCGTCCGCCGGGCCGGCTGCCCCGTGCCCACCACCGACGGCTGCGTCGAGGGCTGGGCGACGGCCGTAAGGGACTCCCGCGGCTCCCTCACCCACGCCCTGCGCCGGGACCCCCATCTCACCGCCTTCGTCCCGCGCCTGTTCGACACCCCCGAACCGGTCACCCCCCTGGCCTGGGCGTGCGAGCCCGACGACCCCCACCAGTGGCCCACCGCGTTGGCCACCCTCGCCGCGGAGGGACTGCTCGACCGCGCCGCCCTCCTCGACGGATGCACCGCCCGCCTGCTCCGCGGCGGCACTGCTCTCGTGCTCAAGCCCTACCGGGCCGTCCTGCGGGCCCTGCAGCCCACCGTGGAGGAGGAACGGGAGCGGACCGCCGACTGGATCGCGATCGCCGCCGACGCTCCGTCCGCCGTGGCCGGGCACGCGCAGCAGGTGGTGGCCCGGCTCGCCGCGGCCGGCCACGTCACCCCCGGCCTGCTGGCCGAGATGTCGGCCGCCGTGCTCTTCCGCCCCGAGCGGCAGCTCGTACGGGCGCAGCTGGTGCTCCTCGGCAAGACGCTCGCCCGTGACCGGTCCGCCGCGCCCGAGTTGCTGCCGGTGCTCGGCGAGGCCTTCGGCCACGCGGACACCGACATCCAGGAGCGGGCACTGAAACTGGCCGCCGCACATCTCGGCGGGGACGACCATGCGCTGCGCGCCGAACTCGCCGACCGCGCCCACCTCCTGAGTCCGGTCCACCGTGCGCGGGCGGTGGAGGTCTTCGGCGCTGACGCCGCCCCCGACGAGGACACCGGCCCGTACCAGGAGCTCCTGCCGCCGCCCCCGCTCCCCGTACCGTTCGCCCCGGCCCCGGAGACGATCACGGAGACCGTGGAGCTCGTCGCGGCCGTGGTCAACTCCCGTACCGAGACCGTCGAGGAGTTCGAGCGGGCCCTGGACGGTCTGGTCCGCCACGCACACCGCAACCGCGCAGCCCTGGCCGAGTCCCTGCGGCCCGCGCTCGCCGACCGCTACTGGCTCGACCCGGAACGCCGCCACCTCTACACCGACGAACTGTCCGGCCTGGAGCACGTAGCCGCCGCCGTCCTGGACGCCCGCCCTGCCGGGCCGCCCCGGCCGGCCCTCGTCAGCTGGCGCAGCGACTGCCACCACACCGATGCGGCCGTCGCTCGTCACGCTCGCCTGGCAGAGGCCGCGCAGCGCATCGCCACCCGCCCCCTGCCCTTCCTGCTCGCCACGCCCACGCTGAGCACCGGCACCCTGGACCCGCACGTGCTCGTCGCACGGCTCACCGCATACGCCCGCCTCGGTGAGACCCCCGCCCCGGCGGACTTCGCACAGGCCCTGCTCCGCGTCCGCCGTGACGTGTCCGCCCTACCGGAAGCGGCCGCCCTGGGCACGCCCGAAGGCGACCGGCTGGCGGACTGGCTCGGCGAGGGCGGCCGGCCCGCGGCCGTCACCCGCCACACCGCGCCGGCCGAGTACCACCGGTACGGTGGCGCACCCGACCGCCACGTCCTGGACACCGGCGAACGGGCCACTGTGGTCGCGGAGTTCCCGGAGCAGTTCCGGGCCTTGGGACGTCGGCGGACGGTGTCCGGCCGCTGCTGGGACGGCGGGGCCCCCGAGACCCTGATCGCGCTGCTGCCCGAGGACCGCGAGACCCTGGCGGCGTGGTCCCTCCCGGCCGTCACCTCCTGCGCCCTCGACGACGAACGCCGCGGCACGGACGTCCTGCCGGGGCTCGCCGCCGCCGGAGGCCCGGCCGGACCGGCCCTGCACCTCGCCGTCGCCACCGGGCTCGGCGCCCGGCACGCCGAGGACCGGCTCCGCGCGGTCGACAGCCTGCTCACCCTCGCGGGCCGCGGCGAGCTGGACACCGCACGCCTCGGCGCCGACCTCACCGAACTGCTGGACCTGGGCACGGTCAAGCCCAGCCGCCTCGCCGACGCGCTGCGCACCACGGCTGCGACCGGCGCCCACGGCACGACCTGGGCCGTCCTCGCCGGACTCCTCCCCGCCCTGCTCACCGGCTCCGCCGAACCGCGCGGCACGGGAGAGCTGTTGGAGACGGCCGCCGAGTGCGTGGAGCAGTGCGGGGCCGCGTCGCCGTGTCCCGCCGGACTGGACGACACCGCAGCCCGCCCCGGCCGTTCCCGGCTGGTCACCCAGGCGGCCCGCCTCCGCGACGCCCTGCACCGCAACCAGGAGGCCGACCCGCCCGGTGGTGCCTAG